Genomic window (Pieris rapae chromosome 4, ilPieRapa1.1, whole genome shotgun sequence):
tataaagctttgactaatttttgaagtaataattaaatattaaatattttttgttttaggacAACCGGTAACAGCAATTGCAGTACATCCATCTAACAAATTAGCATTGAGCCTTGGTGGGGACAAGACTTTAAGAACttggaatttaataaaaggaagACCCGcttttactataaatttagCCAGCAAGGGTATAGTTTTGCCTACGGAAATCAAATTCTCACCTGGTGGTGAtagattttcattaatatcCCAACAAACTGTTGATATATGGAAAATTAGTCAGGCGGGATTAGAAAAGAGAATTACATGTACCTCAAAGCCAAGTGCTGTGCAGTGGACCAGTGATGAACAAGTGTATGTTGGACTAGAAAATGGCAACATTTTAACTTTAAGTGTTTCTGAAACCCAAGCTCAAACATACCCTGCACATAAACAAAGagtaaaatgtgttttctttgagaataatatactttatacaGCCTCAAGTTCAGGGGAACTAAAAGTTTGGTCGGTAaatgagaataaattaaaGGAATTATGTTCTACAAATGCCTCATGTCGAGTGACGTGTGTCACATTAAATAGACAGAGTTATTTAATCAAGAAGGAAGACACAGAAGAAATTGAAAATCAAGATGATAAAGTCGAAAGTAATCCCGAAGAAACTGATCCAGATAGTCATGAAGATTCagaagaagaaaataaaacccCACGTAAAAGGAAAGTGGGTGCATTTGTCACCATTTCATATGGTGATGGTGAAGATGttaaaaaagatacagaaTCACCAgccaaaaagaaaaagagacGTAGGAATAAGAaaccaaaaaacaaaaataaagaataatatgtGAATCTACTTTTCTTTCCCTTGATGCTATACATATTAATCTACCTATAATTAGGGTTAACATAGGTGAATATAGAAATAGGTGCCCAAGTCTGTAAGTCTAGTGATCTAAAATGATcaccaatttaaatattgtgctttataataaaaccataTAGAGTTCACTAGCTTCTTCAAAAAAATTCTGTTTCAATGGCAAcactgttattaatttatttatatcacagCTTTTTTGCAAAGGAATAGGCAGAGACATTTGATCATGGTCCTGACCATTCCTCTCTTATTTCATCCACTTTCACCCTATGGTTGTTGGATGAGTACATTAAACTTGATTTTTCTCTAATTCCTCCTGAATTTGGTGCAGGTATGTATGACAAAGCTTATTCGTCCGTTCATGTTTCATGGTTGCACTAATAAAACGTTACGTCTCGcaggattttaaaaaatgccaTTATTACGACATTACGTTATGATACAATGTTcccatattatatttaaatgatcaaaaattaaaaataa
Coding sequences:
- the LOC111003088 gene encoding p21-activated protein kinase-interacting protein 1-like, with amino-acid sequence MDELVVGTYEGFLLGYSLRTEDEVTKIKQTFATHSHTASVRCISIAGKFLASGGTDDKVVVIDLKTRKEHTVLMNHDGTVNTVAFTHNGTHLLTGSDDGSIIVTRTGNWQIEKVWKKAHGGQPVTAIAVHPSNKLALSLGGDKTLRTWNLIKGRPAFTINLASKGIVLPTEIKFSPGGDRFSLISQQTVDIWKISQAGLEKRITCTSKPSAVQWTSDEQVYVGLENGNILTLSVSETQAQTYPAHKQRVKCVFFENNILYTASSSGELKVWSVNENKLKELCSTNASCRVTCVTLNRQSYLIKKEDTEEIENQDDKVESNPEETDPDSHEDSEEENKTPRKRKVGAFVTISYGDGEDVKKDTESPAKKKKRRRNKKPKNKNKE